In Desulfobacter hydrogenophilus, the genomic stretch AGGCAATGAAAAAGCCGATCTCATTAGCATTGCCGATAAAACAGACCGGGTTTTGGCCAGAATGAAACGGGATGCCTACAAAAAAGTAAAAGCCGGGGCTGACCAGCTTGAAATTGTGGGAAGAATGTCCCAGGAACGGGTCCGGTGTCCCCTGCTGGGTGAAAACAATTTATGCTTGATGTACGAGCACCGTCCCATTACCTGCAGGGTATACGGAATACCCACTTCCACGGCAGGGGCCTCCCACATCTGTGGCCGGACCAACTTTGTCCAGGGTAAGGCCTATCCCACCCTGAACATGGACAAAATATACACCCAACTCCAGCTTTTGTCTGCGGAACTGGTAAAAGACATTA encodes the following:
- a CDS encoding YkgJ family cysteine cluster protein, which codes for MNLDKHFVKYEALVSMVDQVFDRVKKEFPKEVFCREKCSDCCYAIFDLTLIEALYLNHKFNENFSGNEKADLISIADKTDRVLARMKRDAYKKVKAGADQLEIVGRMSQERVRCPLLGENNLCLMYEHRPITCRVYGIPTSTAGASHICGRTNFVQGKAYPTLNMDKIYTQLQLLSAELVKDINSTNIRMHELLIPVSMAMVTLFNDEFLGVKKDG